From a single Rosa rugosa chromosome 7, drRosRugo1.1, whole genome shotgun sequence genomic region:
- the LOC133722337 gene encoding uncharacterized protein LOC133722337 isoform X2, with amino-acid sequence MADPHPHYVHLDDVDLQEEDEEASEEPSVIGDVEDSEQEDEEEPVSQTDPNYALYLSRMGPTHEAEEADSDYERHLVRTACFLSGGGDGKRRRIGSQETAAFDTGESSQSSQWNPNEIDGLFCPICLEAWTNDGDHYICCLPCGHIFGMSCIEKWLGQSKRQGKCPQCNAKCKLNDVRKLFTSRVISVDEESQKRIRSLEAKCASFEKERAEWHKREAELLNGQCVLELKIQQLMESKASGSINATGAFERRFVSGLTFGSNTCGQASPCSFKLEKELHVAGAHLFDVDASNQILLISRRHAGIGGKDVLTKMSLIPPYDRDDILLPSSLNSIRDLRLSPSNTNLALFACLGKKLAVLSTENNNVIVSYDLPAAAWTCSWDLNDSNYIYAGLQNGYLLVFDMRQTSGPVESLKGLTSNPIHTVHSLSYNSALPTGVRTVISASSIGLCLWNFGGGAAKGPILVPETENQGVCISLAYCPRTDDIVASYRPKVEFSDEAVLTQPTPSRAIGQGTVGSHVLLKRAGSSSHFRKLGSSSGNVCDIGLPKSAIINIENCGSLFASEDKLSSELVLEELSSFTTVQRLNLQRCPVQDVKYTSFLRKGLLSCLNGNTLQLFSTKLS; translated from the exons ATGGCAGACCCTCACCCTCACTATGTGCATCTTGACGATGTAGATCTAcaggaagaggatgaagaagccTCAGAAGAACCATCCGTCATCGGCGACGTTGAAGACTCAGaacaagaagacgaagaagaaccAGTGTCCCAAACGGATCCCAATTATGCTCTCTATCTTTCCAGAATGGGACCCACTCATGAGGCCGAAGAAGCCGACTCGGATTATGAACGGCATCTGGTCAGAACCGCTTGCTTTCTGAGCGGCGGCGGTGACGGCAAGCGGAGAAGAATCGGAAGCCAGGAAACGGCGGCGTTTGACACCGGAGAGAGCTCTCAGAGCAGTCAGTGGAATCCGAATGAAATTGATGGCTTGTTTTGCCCAATTTGCTTGGAGGCTTGGACTAATGATGGTGATCACTACATCTG CTGTCTTCCTTGTGGACACATTTTCGGTATGTCCTGCATTGAAAAATGGCTAGGCCAGAGTAAAAGACAGGGAAAG TGTCCTCAATGCAATGCCAAATGCAAGTTGAATGATGTCAGGAAACTTTTCACGTCACGAGTTATTTCTGTTGATGAAGAATCACAAAAg aGGATTCGTTCACTTGAGGCTAAATGTGCTTCTTTTGAGAAGGAG CGAGCAGAATGGCATAAGAGGGAAGCAGAATTGCTAAACGGACAGTGTGTACTAGAACTCAAAATTCAACAACTTATGGAG AGCAAAGCATCAGGATCAATCAATGCTACTGGGGCCTTTGAAAGAAGATTCGTATCTG GGCTAACATTTGGCTCTAATACCTGTGGACAAGCATCTCCTTGCAGCTTCAAATTAGAG AAGGAGTTGCATGTAGCTGGTGCTCATTTGTTTGATGTTGATGCGTCTAACCAAATTTTGTTAATTTCGCGAAGGCATGCTGGGATAGGTGGAAAAGATGTGCTTACCAAA ATGAGCCTGATACCTCCATATGACAGAGATGATATTCTTCTTCCTAGCTCTTTAAATTCTATCAGGGACCTACGTCTTTCTCCTTCTAACACTAACCTTGCACTCTTTGCTTGCCTAGGGAAGAAATTGGCAGTTCTCAG TACGGAGAACAACAACGTCATTGTTTCCTATGACCTACCG GCTGCTGCTTGGACATGCTCATGGGATCTCAACGattcaaattatatatatgctGGATTACAG AATGGTTATCTTCTGGTGTTTGACATGCGCCAAACCTCAGGGCCTGTTGAATCCCTGAAGGGGCTGACAAGCAACCCAATTCATACCGTGCATTCCCTTTCATATAATTCAGCTCTTCCCACTGGTGTTAGAACAGTGATATCCGCATCGTCAATTGGCTTATGTCTCTGGAATTTTGGTGGTGGTGCTGCAAAGGG GCCAATTTTGGTCCCTGAAACAGAGAACCAAGGAGTTTGTATATCTCTTGCATATTGCCCTAGAACAGATGACATTGTTGCTTCCTATCGCCCCAAAGTCGAGTTTTCTGATGAGGCAGTTCTTACACAACCAACTCCTTCACGTGCCATCGGACAAGGAACAGTCGGTTCCCATGTTCTTTTAAAGAGAGCAGGCAGCAGCAGTCATTTTCGGAAGTTGGGATCTTCATCTGGCAACGTGTGTGATATCGGACTGCCAAAATCTGCAATTATCAACATAGAAAATTGTGGCAGTTTGTTTGCATCTGAAGATAAACTATCTTCTGAACTAGTTTTAGAAGAGCTGTCGTCTTTTACTACTGTTCAGCGCCTTAACTTACAGCGATGTCCTGTTCAGGATGTGAAGTACACATCTTTCTTAAGGAAAGGTCTCCTCAGTTGTTTGAATGGTAACACGCTGCAACTCTTCAGTACCAAGCTTTCATGA
- the LOC133722337 gene encoding uncharacterized protein LOC133722337 isoform X1 — protein sequence MADPHPHYVHLDDVDLQEEDEEASEEPSVIGDVEDSEQEDEEEPVSQTDPNYALYLSRMGPTHEAEEADSDYERHLVRTACFLSGGGDGKRRRIGSQETAAFDTGESSQSSQWNPNEIDGLFCPICLEAWTNDGDHYICCLPCGHIFGMSCIEKWLGQSKRQGKCPQCNAKCKLNDVRKLFTSRVISVDEESQKRIRSLEAKCASFEKERAEWHKREAELLNGQCVLELKIQQLMESKASGSINATGAFERRFVSGNNILEGRSYGLTFGSNTCGQASPCSFKLEKELHVAGAHLFDVDASNQILLISRRHAGIGGKDVLTKMSLIPPYDRDDILLPSSLNSIRDLRLSPSNTNLALFACLGKKLAVLSTENNNVIVSYDLPAAAWTCSWDLNDSNYIYAGLQNGYLLVFDMRQTSGPVESLKGLTSNPIHTVHSLSYNSALPTGVRTVISASSIGLCLWNFGGGAAKGPILVPETENQGVCISLAYCPRTDDIVASYRPKVEFSDEAVLTQPTPSRAIGQGTVGSHVLLKRAGSSSHFRKLGSSSGNVCDIGLPKSAIINIENCGSLFASEDKLSSELVLEELSSFTTVQRLNLQRCPVQDVKYTSFLRKGLLSCLNGNTLQLFSTKLS from the exons ATGGCAGACCCTCACCCTCACTATGTGCATCTTGACGATGTAGATCTAcaggaagaggatgaagaagccTCAGAAGAACCATCCGTCATCGGCGACGTTGAAGACTCAGaacaagaagacgaagaagaaccAGTGTCCCAAACGGATCCCAATTATGCTCTCTATCTTTCCAGAATGGGACCCACTCATGAGGCCGAAGAAGCCGACTCGGATTATGAACGGCATCTGGTCAGAACCGCTTGCTTTCTGAGCGGCGGCGGTGACGGCAAGCGGAGAAGAATCGGAAGCCAGGAAACGGCGGCGTTTGACACCGGAGAGAGCTCTCAGAGCAGTCAGTGGAATCCGAATGAAATTGATGGCTTGTTTTGCCCAATTTGCTTGGAGGCTTGGACTAATGATGGTGATCACTACATCTG CTGTCTTCCTTGTGGACACATTTTCGGTATGTCCTGCATTGAAAAATGGCTAGGCCAGAGTAAAAGACAGGGAAAG TGTCCTCAATGCAATGCCAAATGCAAGTTGAATGATGTCAGGAAACTTTTCACGTCACGAGTTATTTCTGTTGATGAAGAATCACAAAAg aGGATTCGTTCACTTGAGGCTAAATGTGCTTCTTTTGAGAAGGAG CGAGCAGAATGGCATAAGAGGGAAGCAGAATTGCTAAACGGACAGTGTGTACTAGAACTCAAAATTCAACAACTTATGGAG AGCAAAGCATCAGGATCAATCAATGCTACTGGGGCCTTTGAAAGAAGATTCGTATCTGGTAATAACATCTTAGAGGGAAGGTCTTATG GGCTAACATTTGGCTCTAATACCTGTGGACAAGCATCTCCTTGCAGCTTCAAATTAGAG AAGGAGTTGCATGTAGCTGGTGCTCATTTGTTTGATGTTGATGCGTCTAACCAAATTTTGTTAATTTCGCGAAGGCATGCTGGGATAGGTGGAAAAGATGTGCTTACCAAA ATGAGCCTGATACCTCCATATGACAGAGATGATATTCTTCTTCCTAGCTCTTTAAATTCTATCAGGGACCTACGTCTTTCTCCTTCTAACACTAACCTTGCACTCTTTGCTTGCCTAGGGAAGAAATTGGCAGTTCTCAG TACGGAGAACAACAACGTCATTGTTTCCTATGACCTACCG GCTGCTGCTTGGACATGCTCATGGGATCTCAACGattcaaattatatatatgctGGATTACAG AATGGTTATCTTCTGGTGTTTGACATGCGCCAAACCTCAGGGCCTGTTGAATCCCTGAAGGGGCTGACAAGCAACCCAATTCATACCGTGCATTCCCTTTCATATAATTCAGCTCTTCCCACTGGTGTTAGAACAGTGATATCCGCATCGTCAATTGGCTTATGTCTCTGGAATTTTGGTGGTGGTGCTGCAAAGGG GCCAATTTTGGTCCCTGAAACAGAGAACCAAGGAGTTTGTATATCTCTTGCATATTGCCCTAGAACAGATGACATTGTTGCTTCCTATCGCCCCAAAGTCGAGTTTTCTGATGAGGCAGTTCTTACACAACCAACTCCTTCACGTGCCATCGGACAAGGAACAGTCGGTTCCCATGTTCTTTTAAAGAGAGCAGGCAGCAGCAGTCATTTTCGGAAGTTGGGATCTTCATCTGGCAACGTGTGTGATATCGGACTGCCAAAATCTGCAATTATCAACATAGAAAATTGTGGCAGTTTGTTTGCATCTGAAGATAAACTATCTTCTGAACTAGTTTTAGAAGAGCTGTCGTCTTTTACTACTGTTCAGCGCCTTAACTTACAGCGATGTCCTGTTCAGGATGTGAAGTACACATCTTTCTTAAGGAAAGGTCTCCTCAGTTGTTTGAATGGTAACACGCTGCAACTCTTCAGTACCAAGCTTTCATGA